GGCGTGAGGATCTCGAACGGGAAGTACAGCGCGCTGGTCAGGCCGGCGCTGTCCGGGATGATCCGCAGCGTCACATGGGGCAGTTGAGCCAACTCCTTCAGGTGTGACAGCTGCCCGGCCCGCGTCTGCTCGGTGCCGACCGGCGCTCGCAGCACCGATTGCCTGACCACCAGGACGTACTCGGGCGGGTTCGGCCCGGTCAGCCTCTTCTGCCTGGCCATCCTCGCCTGCACCAGGCTCTCGGCCTCGTTGGGCCGCAGTGCCGGATTCGTCTCGATCACCGCACGCGCGTACGCCTCGGTCTGCGCCAAACCGTGCAGCAGGTCCGGCCGGTACGCCTCGATGCGCCGCGCGGTCTCCTCGGTGTTGAAGTACTTCCGCAGTCGGTCCGGGATGGCCGCGCCCCAAGGCGTCTTGGGCCGGCGCTTCCGAGCCTCCTCACCGAGGTGCACGAGGTCGGCGCGCTCCTCGTCCCGCACATCGAGGAGGTCGAGCAGCGCCACCAGTTCCAGCGGCGCGATCGAGTGGTCACCGCGCAGGATCTTGCCGACCTTCGACTCGGAGCAGCCCAGCGTGGACTGGATGTCGGCCTTCGTGACTTCCTTGCGCCGCATCAGTTCACGAAGGAG
This is a stretch of genomic DNA from Saccharothrix ecbatanensis. It encodes these proteins:
- a CDS encoding DUF5753 domain-containing protein, whose amino-acid sequence is MTSSDRSPVDYRVGLAHLLRELMRRKEVTKADIQSTLGCSESKVGKILRGDHSIAPLELVALLDLLDVRDEERADLVHLGEEARKRRPKTPWGAAIPDRLRKYFNTEETARRIEAYRPDLLHGLAQTEAYARAVIETNPALRPNEAESLVQARMARQKRLTGPNPPEYVLVVRQSVLRAPVGTEQTRAGQLSHLKELAQLPHVTLRIIPDSAGLTSALYFPFEILTPSGGLRKTVYVETLTDGLFVDEESRISHYEAVFRELLAVSSADLLDSVEP